The following are encoded in a window of uncultured Pseudomonas sp. genomic DNA:
- a CDS encoding DUF480 domain-containing protein has translation MSNENASAVAMAHLTLVEARVLGCLIEKQLTTPEAYPLTLNALVLACNQKTSREPVLNLTAGQVGQALRSLEGREMARLVMGSRADRWEHRADKALELVAAQVVLLGLLLLRGPQTLNELLTRSSRMHDFDDVEQVRHHLERLISRELACLPPRQPGQREERYMHVLGDPADLQAALEAKASEPGRPSNSAQQDSRVEALEARVAELEQRLGQLEAALNA, from the coding sequence ATGTCCAATGAAAATGCGAGTGCGGTGGCTATGGCCCATTTGACTCTGGTTGAGGCGCGGGTGCTGGGCTGCCTGATCGAAAAGCAGTTGACCACCCCTGAAGCCTACCCACTGACACTGAATGCGCTGGTGCTGGCCTGTAACCAGAAAACCAGTCGTGAACCGGTGCTGAACCTGACGGCTGGGCAGGTCGGGCAGGCTCTGCGCAGCCTGGAGGGGCGCGAGATGGCGCGCCTGGTGATGGGCAGTCGGGCGGATCGCTGGGAGCATCGCGCCGATAAGGCGCTGGAATTGGTCGCGGCGCAGGTGGTGTTGCTCGGCCTGTTGTTGTTGCGCGGCCCGCAGACCCTTAATGAGTTGCTGACGCGCAGCAGTCGCATGCATGACTTTGATGACGTCGAGCAGGTGCGGCATCACCTTGAGCGTCTGATCAGCCGTGAACTGGCGTGCCTGCCGCCGCGTCAGCCGGGACAACGTGAAGAGCGTTATATGCACGTGCTGGGTGACCCAGCTGATTTGCAGGCAGCGCTGGAAGCCAAGGCCAGTGAGCCAGGGCGGCCATCGAATAGCGCGCAGCAGGACAGTCGAGTCGAGGCGCTGGAGGCGCGAGTTGCGGAGTTGGAGCAACGGCTGGGGCAGTTAGAGGCCGCCTTAAACGCATAA
- a CDS encoding phage infection protein → MKKQMLTAVLLSSLSISAFALPQDNPQPLLGEMQDSNVKVLLDLGYKMQSEGGAERTHERQMDRLRVAEGGADRVHERQMERLRVAEGGAERTHQRQMERLRVAEGGAERTHQRQMDRLRVAEGGADRVHERQMERLRLAEGGAERLSERQQRLLRSS, encoded by the coding sequence ATGAAAAAGCAAATGCTTACCGCCGTACTTCTGAGCAGCCTGTCCATCAGCGCCTTTGCCCTGCCGCAGGACAACCCGCAACCGCTTTTGGGTGAGATGCAAGACAGCAACGTAAAAGTTCTACTGGACCTGGGCTACAAGATGCAGAGCGAAGGCGGCGCTGAGCGCACTCATGAGCGTCAGATGGATCGCCTGCGTGTTGCAGAAGGTGGCGCTGACCGTGTGCATGAGCGCCAGATGGAACGCCTACGTGTAGCTGAAGGCGGTGCCGAGCGTACTCATCAGCGCCAGATGGAACGCCTACGTGTAGCTGAAGGCGGTGCCGAGCGTACTCATCAGCGCCAGATGGACCGCCTGCGTGTTGCTGAAGGTGGCGCTGACCGTGTGCATGAGCGCCAAATGGAACGCCTGCGCCTGGCAGAAGGCGGCGCGGAACGCCTGAGCGAGCGCCAGCAACGCTTACTGCGTAGCAGCTAA
- a CDS encoding MFS transporter, translating to MTLILKSFSSLYFATLLMLLGSGLLSTYLALRLAQTADGLWVGALMAANYLGLVLGGKLGHRLIARVGHIRAYVACAGVVTAAVLGHGLSDWLPSWLLLRVLVGLGMMCQYMVVESWLNEQAENSQRGQVFAGYMGASYLGLILGQLVLVVHPTLGLELLMLVALCFALCLVPVALTRKLHPAPLHPAPLEMRFFIERVPLSLTAIVVAGLLIGSFYGLAPLYGTRMGLSTEQIGLFMGSCIIAGLVVQWPLGWLSDRRDRVYLIRGCAALLVVAALPLALLPQVSLLLLFAVGFAVSALQFSLYPLAVALANDHVEAERRVSLTAMLLVTFGVGASIGPLLAGVLMRFFGANMLYAFVSGCSLILVLCVRPAKVTNLHQVDDAPLHHIPMPDSTTSSPLTAALDPRVDEQVVQEQMHDHGAPEDAGVEPGAEPGVEPKAEPAQRG from the coding sequence ATGACTTTGATCCTAAAATCATTCAGTTCGCTGTATTTCGCCACCCTGTTAATGCTGCTGGGCTCGGGCTTGTTGAGCACCTATTTGGCGTTGCGGCTGGCGCAAACTGCAGATGGTTTGTGGGTCGGTGCGTTGATGGCAGCCAACTACCTGGGGTTGGTGCTGGGCGGCAAGCTGGGGCACCGGTTGATCGCGCGGGTGGGACATATTCGCGCTTATGTCGCCTGTGCTGGGGTGGTCACCGCGGCAGTGCTGGGGCACGGCCTCAGCGATTGGCTGCCAAGCTGGTTGCTGCTGCGGGTGCTGGTCGGTCTGGGCATGATGTGCCAGTACATGGTGGTTGAGAGCTGGCTCAATGAGCAGGCCGAAAACAGCCAGCGTGGTCAGGTGTTTGCCGGCTATATGGGGGCTTCTTACCTCGGTTTGATCCTCGGTCAGCTGGTGCTGGTCGTGCATCCAACACTTGGCCTTGAGCTGCTGATGCTGGTGGCGCTGTGCTTCGCCCTGTGCCTGGTGCCGGTGGCCCTGACCCGTAAGTTGCACCCTGCACCTCTGCATCCGGCTCCATTGGAAATGCGCTTTTTTATCGAGCGCGTGCCGTTGTCGCTGACGGCCATCGTGGTCGCGGGGCTGTTGATTGGCTCGTTCTACGGTTTGGCCCCGCTATATGGCACGCGTATGGGCTTGTCCACTGAGCAAATCGGTTTGTTTATGGGCAGTTGCATTATCGCCGGCCTGGTCGTGCAGTGGCCATTGGGTTGGCTGTCCGATCGCCGTGATCGGGTTTATCTGATCCGTGGTTGCGCCGCGTTGCTGGTCGTGGCGGCATTGCCGCTAGCGCTTTTGCCGCAGGTCAGCTTGCTGCTTTTATTTGCCGTAGGCTTTGCGGTGTCTGCCCTGCAGTTCAGTCTCTACCCGCTGGCGGTGGCGCTGGCGAATGACCACGTTGAGGCCGAACGGCGGGTGTCGCTAACGGCCATGCTGTTGGTGACCTTTGGTGTCGGCGCTAGTATCGGGCCGTTGCTGGCAGGTGTGCTGATGCGCTTTTTCGGGGCAAACATGCTGTATGCCTTCGTCAGTGGTTGCTCGTTGATTCTGGTGCTATGCGTAAGGCCCGCGAAGGTCACTAATCTGCACCAGGTTGATGATGCGCCGCTGCATCACATCCCAATGCCGGATAGCACCACCAGTTCGCCGTTGACGGCCGCGCTCGACCCGCGTGTCGATGAGCAGGTGGTGCAAGAGCAAATGCATGACCACGGCGCGCCAGAGGATGCCGGCGTCGAGCCAGGCGCTGAACCAGGCGTCGAGCCTAAAGCTGAGCCGGCTCAGCGCGGATGA
- a CDS encoding TIGR04283 family arsenosugar biosynthesis glycosyltransferase: protein MPLLSVVIPVRNEAQALPYLLEDLAALRAAGAELIVVDGGSCDSTCELALGRVDRLLRTAPGRALQMNAGAAVAQGEYLWFVHADTRVSAESVKRLQGVLRERPLWGRFDVRLSGSGVALWVIGWMISLRSRLTGIASGDQGIFVQRAGFDALGGYAQIPLMEDLQLCRRLKAQARPYCLRPPLTTSSRRWEHHGIWRTVVLMWGLRLAYYCGVSPEKLARQYRRGSML, encoded by the coding sequence ATGCCGCTGCTCAGTGTGGTGATCCCGGTGCGCAACGAGGCCCAGGCGTTGCCCTATTTGCTTGAGGACCTGGCAGCGCTTCGCGCGGCGGGTGCGGAATTGATTGTGGTCGACGGTGGTAGCTGTGATAGCACCTGTGAGCTGGCCCTCGGGCGGGTTGATCGGCTGCTCAGAACCGCTCCCGGGCGTGCGTTGCAGATGAATGCCGGCGCGGCTGTCGCTCAGGGGGAGTACCTGTGGTTCGTGCACGCCGATACGCGGGTCAGTGCCGAGTCAGTCAAACGCTTGCAGGGCGTGTTGCGCGAGCGCCCGCTGTGGGGGCGTTTTGATGTGCGGTTGTCCGGCAGCGGGGTGGCGTTATGGGTGATTGGCTGGATGATTAGTCTGCGCTCGCGGCTGACGGGTATCGCCTCGGGCGATCAGGGGATATTTGTTCAACGGGCAGGCTTCGACGCCTTGGGTGGTTATGCGCAGATCCCGCTGATGGAGGATTTGCAGCTGTGTCGCCGCCTGAAGGCACAGGCTCGGCCGTATTGTTTGCGGCCACCCTTGACGACTTCCAGCCGGCGCTGGGAGCATCACGGAATCTGGCGTACCGTAGTGTTGATGTGGGGTTTACGTCTGGCCTATTACTGCGGCGTTAGTCCGGAAAAACTGGCTCGACAATACCGTCGAGGATCAATGCTATGA
- a CDS encoding TIGR04282 family arsenosugar biosynthesis glycosyltransferase yields the protein MNLSISLHMLARAPVAGRVKTRMIPALGAQGACDLQQLLLERALQLPGHGFSERFLWLDDLPSAELQAQAQEYGWTLVEQPAGDLGERMRRIATLGLAESDAVILIGNDCPALDGDYLQQACSALQQQSVVIGPAEDGGYVLLGLRSLHATLFSDIPWGSERVFNMTLQRLQQLDWHPVLLPALWDVDRPEDLPRLAALNIRL from the coding sequence ATGAACCTTTCGATCTCATTGCACATGCTGGCACGCGCGCCAGTAGCGGGGCGAGTGAAGACCCGCATGATTCCAGCGCTGGGTGCTCAAGGTGCCTGTGACTTGCAGCAGCTGTTGTTGGAGCGTGCCTTGCAGTTGCCAGGTCATGGCTTTAGTGAGCGCTTTCTGTGGCTGGATGATTTGCCCAGCGCCGAGCTGCAGGCGCAGGCGCAGGAGTACGGTTGGACCTTGGTCGAGCAGCCGGCAGGCGATTTGGGTGAACGCATGCGGCGCATTGCCACCCTAGGGTTGGCGGAAAGTGATGCGGTGATCCTGATCGGTAATGACTGCCCGGCGCTGGATGGTGATTATCTGCAGCAAGCTTGCAGCGCGTTGCAGCAGCAGTCGGTGGTGATTGGCCCAGCGGAGGATGGTGGTTATGTGCTGCTGGGGTTGCGCAGCCTGCACGCCACGTTATTCAGCGACATTCCGTGGGGGAGCGAGCGGGTCTTCAATATGACGCTGCAACGCCTGCAGCAGCTGGACTGGCATCCGGTACTGCTGCCTGCGTTGTGGGACGTGGATCGGCCCGAGGATCTGCCGCGCCTGGCGGCGCTTAACATCCGGCTCTAG